From the Hippocampus zosterae strain Florida chromosome 13, ASM2543408v3, whole genome shotgun sequence genome, the window TCGAATTTCAATATCATTGACTTGCAGTTCTTTCTTATTATTTCATATTTGGCATATTAATCGTACTGAGCACTTTTTAAGACCCAGGATGTTAAACTGGCGCTCGTTATTCTGCCACTGAGCATATGCCCTCCAACTTTTGATGGAAGCTAAGAGAAGAGCAAGAAGGAGAGCGGGTATTTAATTTAGAGGTGGGGGGGGCCACCAACATCTTTTGCTTCTTTCGCGTGAATTGAGTTCAAATACTGCTTGGCACCAAGAGCTTTTTGCAGTTTGGTTTGACTGCCCCCTATAGGCAGAAAATGGAGAcgcacacccccaaaaaagcatgaTTAAGCGGTAATGTGATGATCATTATGGTGTTTTATTGTGTTGGTTTGTATAATAagataaaatatatatgtttttaaacatACGGTCaagatttttgaaatgttgtcaCATCATGAGGGGAATATTGAGCTCATCGATTTTGGAACGTCTTCATCAGTGAGCGGTGACAAAATGCTGTTGGTCCTAAGTTGACGTTTGACCCGCTCACTGCTCAATGAGATGCTCGACATAATTCTTCAACCCGGAAAGCACTCATCAAGCCGCTTAATTTGAAGTATGACCCAGAATGGTTCGGTGGGAATCTCTTTTTGACCTGATTACCGCTGACCGATTGCTCCATTCAGATGGCAAAAGTTGATATTGTGAACAAAACCCTTCCGTCTGCTGCAGGTGACGATTCACCGATGTGTTAAACTGCCGCGGTCCAGCGCCAACTCCTGCTGAGGAGGGCTTACGCAATGTCAGATTTTCTTTGCCTTtagtatcggtggctggtatcggcgGCCTCCACGAGTACCCGATACCGAAAACGAATGCAGATATGGCTGACCGATACGACGCGCTACGCTAGCTGGCATTTGAGTATGCGCTACGTTTCTTGTCAGGCGGGCTACCAGATCACGCAGCAGCGGCGGCCCGTGGCGGTGGACGGCGTGCTGAACTACAGCCTCCTCGGCGGCAAGAAAGGGAACCGGGTGGTTCCGAAGAACGTCCGCGTCAAGCAGATCCAGCTGGAGCAGGACAGCGGCAAGAGCCTGCACGACGACGCCCGCGGACAGACGCTCGTCGACCTCAACCGGGCGGGTAAGAGCGCCGCCCCCCCTCCGTCGTGGTGTTGCTCTCCGCCCGCCGCCTGAGCGACGGGACGTTGAAGCCATCTGATGTCTCGGTCAGGTGTGGGCCTCATGGAGCTGGTGATGGAGCCCGACATGACGTGCggcgaggaggcggcggcggccgtcCGGGAGCTGCAGCTCATCCTGCAGGCTCTCGGCACTTGTCAAGGAAACATGTCGGGTATGATGCTCACTCACTCAAAACACAAATAGAAGATCTGAGGGAGGCAGTTCCACGTTTGGTACACTCCGAAACGGATCCCCGATGATTTCTCCACAGAGGGCCAGTTGAGAGTCGACGCCAACGTGTCGGTGCACAGACCTGGCGAACCGCTCGGCGTCAGGACGGAGGTGAAGAACATCAACAGCATCCGATACCTGGCCAGGGCTATCGGTAAGCGTGCGATGCCGCGAGGCGAGCCCGCCGGCACGTTTGACGTCAATTTCCGCTGCCGTATAAAATGTCGTCCGAAAAcggctggatgttttttttttcacggccaGATTACGAGATCCAGAGACAGATGGACATCCTGCGCACAGGAGGCATCGTGCACAACGAGACGCGCTCTTACGATTCCAAATCTGGGTACGAGCGGGACCGGTGCCGGGTTCCTTAATCGTCACACTAGTCATGATGAACAAGCGTCGTTTTCGCAAACGCTTTCCCGTCCCGACCAATGAATTTAGGTTGTATTCTTTGTGCATGATCCGATTTTTGGTTTTGTAGGACAACCATGCCCATGAGGGACAAAGAGGGTCTCCAGGACTACAGGTGAAAACTCGCTGCATCGAATGAGGAGAACATGAGCCACACCTGAGATCTAATACAAGAGCTCTGACCAAAATTGTATCTTAACAGGCAAaacggtattaaaaaaaaatagtcagggGGTCAGTTAGAATGGCATCGTCATCTTTGCCATTCAGGTTCATGCCCGAGCCCAACCTGCCGCCTCTGATGGTGTACGAAGACTCGGCCTCGGTCCCGGCGGGCACCGACGTCCGGCGGGCGGTGGTGGCGCAGAGTTTGAGGGCCGAGCTTCCCGAGCTGCCCGCCGTGACGAGAGACAGGCTGGTGGAGACGCACGGCATCCTGCTCGAGCACGCCTTCACCCTCCTGGTCAGTATCGTTGAAAATTCGCTGCGGTTTGCGGCCATGTTGTTAGTGCAAGCGGTGCAGGACAGTGACACCAACTATTTGAAATCGACCTGAGCGTCCAACTCAAACGCCATCGCCGAAGTGCCATCGTGCGTTGCAGAACGAGGACGGCCTGGTGGAATACTTTGAGCGTGTGCTGAAGGCCACCGGCCGGGAGCCGAGGAAGGTGATTGGCTGGGTGACCAACGAGCTGCTGGCCCTCCTCAAACAGCAGGACTTGAACGTCGGCCAAAGGTGACAACAACGCACTTTCACTGGCTGCCACGGGGTGGCAGTCAACTGTCATGTAACTCTTCCGCTAATCGTGACTCTGGAAGATGATGTGACGTCCGGATCAAACGTGGCCACCTGTGGCCCTCGATTGTTTTGCTTGCCTCTAAAACCAGGACTATCCATGAACGACTATTTTGCGGTGGTTGTTGGCATGAAGCTCGCCGGCCTGTTTCAAAAGGATCATTTTGCTTTCATCTTGTTtcgcaaacgcaatattaatcaaaatagGACACGTGGACCACATTGACGCGAGAATTGGTGAATTGAGTTTCACTTAAAACTCAAAACCAAACGTGCCGAGTGCAGATCttgatgttgtgttgttgttgtttttttatctacAATTTTATTATCAAACAAAGGCATTTTATGGTTTGGGTGGACGAACGTTtatggtgaccccccccccggaaGGATGGATGAGGTGTTGACAATACAATGCTTGTCTTTGCTGTGATTTCAGTCCCGTGTCTCCGTCCTCCATGGCCCAGCTGCTGGAGCTCTTGGAAGCGGGAAGCATCTCCTCCTCGGTGGCCAAACGGGTCAGGAAagacacacaagacacaaaccgtGGTGGTTGGAAttcttcatgtgtgtgtgtgtgtgtgtgtgtgtgtgtttggggggggggggttgtgtgtgtgtttgtgcgcgcgccAGGTGTTTCAGGAGATGTGGAGGCAGTCAGGTGCAAAGACGGCAGCTGAGATCGTCAGCGAGCAGGACTTGGGTCTTGTCAGTGATGCGCAGCGGCTGCGCGACGTCTGCGCCATGGTTGTGGACTCGCATCCGCACGAGGTTGGGAACTGCCGAGTCAACTTTGTAAATTCGCTTTCAAAGTGCTAAACAAACAGAGAAATAATTTGCATTACAATCGAAAggaagatatttttttcccctttgttgCATTAAGGTGCAGGCCTTCCGAGCAGGCAACCAAAAAGTTCTGAACAAGCTGATGGGCTCGGttcaaaaggagatcaaagGCCGGGCGGACCCGATCGTGGTGCGCAAGATTCTGCTGGACGAGATTTCGGAGAGTGCATGAGGGGACGAGGCTACCTCAACGACGGGCAAGACGCCTCCTCTAGCTGCGTGTGTTGATTTCATGTAAATCAGAATTATTATTTCTCTTCTGTGAAATGCAAAGAATGAATAAAGACTTGCTTTTATGAAACGTATCAGGTGAACCCACTTCGGTGTCTTACTCAAGGACAGGTCAACGTGGTTGCAATGAGGATCGATCCACGCTGTCACGCAGCTTTCGTACAGTTCTGTTCGATGAGAAGTAATCAAAGTAGGATTTTAAAAtggagttagggtttcaaacaagggtttgGGTTTGAAAGTAAGGTTTAAATGGTTATGTTACTGATAAGTGGGCTTTAGTGTTAAGCGGAATTTTGTCAGCGACAAAAAAATACTGGCACATGCAAGTACCTTTAGATGAAAATGGACTTTTTGGGAGTCTTGCATTGAGAGAACGCTTGGGGGGCAAAAATGGAGATTCGTGATAAGGGGGCGCCTCCTTGTGGACGAACTAAACTACTGCATTTTGGCTCTAAAACGGCTCTTTTAACTTTATCttcttccgatccgcttgatcctcactagggtcgcggggggtgctggagcctatcccagctgtcttcgggcagtagtcgagggacaccctgaatcggttgccagccaatcgcagggcacacagaaacgaacaaccattcacactcacactcacacctcgggacaatttagagtgttcaatcagtctgccacgcatgtttttggaatgtgggaggaaaccggagcacccggagaaaacccacacaggcccggggagaacatgcaaactccacacagggaggccggagctggaatcgaacccggtacctctgcactgtgaagccaacgtgctaaccactggacgccCTCTTTTAACTTTAGCTtttctttaaaatatttatgacaaattTAGCATACATTTTGATAAACGACTTGGTAAACTAAATATTGCACGCTACTGACTGCAAATagcaacatcaagcaaagaaatggctttttacttattttattgaacattaacccaaaacgggcggcccggtagtccagatTAGCTGTGTCCCGAGTTTGGGATTAGCCCCTAACGATCCCCCCCTCAAAACACCtccaatgtattttttccatGTCATTTATTGTGCCAATTTTAACCCCTCAGTGGGAAATGTTATTTCAAAAAGGCATTACAGTTTACAGAAATTGTATAATAAAACTTTtagaaagggcggcccggtagtccagtggttagcacgtcggcttcacagtgcagaggtaccgggttcgattccagctccggcctccctgtgtggagtttgcatgttctccccgggcctgcgtgggttttctccgggtgctccggttttctcccacattccaaaaatatgcatggcaggctgattgaacactctaaattgtccctaggtgtgagcgcggatggttgttcgtctctgtgtgccctgcgattgattggctaccgaatcagggtgtccctcgcctactgcccggtgacagctgggataggctccagcacccccgcgaccctcgtgaggatcaagcggtacggaagatgaatgaataaatgaataacccaaaacaaaaaacgactatgtatagaagggcgtttttagccggaaaaaacgaccatgtatagtaaaatgtttgtagccgaaaaaaaagccaccatgaatagtaaggtgttttaacgaaaaagaaaacgaccatATGTAgttaggtgtttttagccgaaaaaaacagccatgtatagtaaggtgttgttagacgaaaaaaaacgaccatatgtagtaaggtgtttttagccgaaaaaaacagccatgtatagtaaggtgtttttagacgaaaaaaaacgaccatgtatagtaaaatgttttgagccgaacacaacgaccatgtgtagtaaggtgtttttagccgaaaaaaaaaacaaccgtgtatGTTCAGGCGTgtttagccgtaaaaaacgaccatgtaagggaagtcgtttttagacaaaaaaaacgaccaagtatatatagtaaggcctttttagccgtaaaaaagcgaccatgtatagtaaggcgttttaagccgaaaaaaacgaccacgtatggTGTTTTTagcctaacccctaaccctaacccctaaccctaacccctaaccctaacccttaaccctaaaccctaacaccAACACGAAACCCTAACACAAACCCAAACcgtaacccctaaccctaaccccaacactacccctaacccttaaccctaagccctaacccctaacccctaaccctaaccccctagcccctaaccctaaacccttaaccctaaccccaacctaaccccaacctaaccccaacctaaccccaaaccctaaacccaacccctaaccccaaccctaacccctaactcaaaccctaacccctaactctAACTCTACCTCTAACCCTTTGAACCCCttaccctgaccctgaccctaaccccaacccttaaccctaaccccaattcctaatcctaacccctaactctaaaccctaacccctcactctgaccctgaccctaacccctcaccctaaccctaaaccctaacccttaaccctaaaacccagccctaaaccctaaccctacacctacacctacccctacccctgaccctaaactctaaacctaaccccaacccttaaccctaaaccctaacccttaacccctacccctgaccctaaccctacccctaaccccctgACCCTATCCCCcggaccctaacccctaaccctaacccttaa encodes:
- the gatb gene encoding glutamyl-tRNA(Gln) amidotransferase subunit B, mitochondrial isoform X2; protein product: MRLEGVVGLEIHAQIHSRTKMFSGSAVRFLSPPNSLVSFFDASLPGTLPVLNKRCVEAAVMTALALNCRINRKSLFDRKHYFYADLPAGYQITQQRRPVAVDGVLNYSLLGGKKGNRVVPKNVRVKQIQLEQDSGKSLHDDARGQTLVDLNRAGVGLMELVMEPDMTCGEEAAAAVRELQLILQALGTCQGNMSEGQLRVDANVSVHRPGEPLGVRTEVKNINSIRYLARAIDYEIQRQMDILRTGGIVHNETRSYDSKSGTTMPMRDKEGLQDYRFMPEPNLPPLMVYEDSASVPAGTDVRRAVVAQSLRAELPELPAVTRDRLVETHGILLEHAFTLLNEDGLVEYFERVLKATGREPRKVIGWVTNELLALLKQQDLNVGQSPVSPSSMAQLLELLEAGSISSSVAKRVFQEMWRQSGAKTAAEIVSEQDLGLVSDAQRLRDVCAMVVDSHPHEVQAFRAGNQKVLNKLMGSVQKEIKGRADPIVVRKILLDEISESA
- the gatb gene encoding glutamyl-tRNA(Gln) amidotransferase subunit B, mitochondrial isoform X1, translated to MCNCASITNMAAPVAAARVRSKMMKRTLLLCPNTYFTVRGLNVECPRYNGQLQSTTKSVPMRLEGVVGLEIHAQIHSRTKMFSGSAVRFLSPPNSLVSFFDASLPGTLPVLNKRCVEAAVMTALALNCRINRKSLFDRKHYFYADLPAGYQITQQRRPVAVDGVLNYSLLGGKKGNRVVPKNVRVKQIQLEQDSGKSLHDDARGQTLVDLNRAGVGLMELVMEPDMTCGEEAAAAVRELQLILQALGTCQGNMSEGQLRVDANVSVHRPGEPLGVRTEVKNINSIRYLARAIDYEIQRQMDILRTGGIVHNETRSYDSKSGTTMPMRDKEGLQDYRFMPEPNLPPLMVYEDSASVPAGTDVRRAVVAQSLRAELPELPAVTRDRLVETHGILLEHAFTLLNEDGLVEYFERVLKATGREPRKVIGWVTNELLALLKQQDLNVGQSPVSPSSMAQLLELLEAGSISSSVAKRVFQEMWRQSGAKTAAEIVSEQDLGLVSDAQRLRDVCAMVVDSHPHEVQAFRAGNQKVLNKLMGSVQKEIKGRADPIVVRKILLDEISESA